One genomic segment of Marinitoga piezophila KA3 includes these proteins:
- the rho gene encoding transcription termination factor Rho, whose protein sequence is MSENNKEASKQKDEIIPVEIDMGKLNQMSRRQLYNLARKYGIENYSTLTDHELKFKILSKQTESFGYFFHEGILEILPDGYGFLRNTHNSLLTGNDDVYVSQSQIRRFNLSTGDVVAGQVRPPKEGEKFFALLRVEAVNYQDPETAKDRVSFENLTPVYPNERLILEYENGPLSSRIIDIFSPIGKGQRGLIVAPPKAGKTTLLKDMANSIAKNNPETKRIVLLIDERPEEVTDIRETVDAEVIAAPFDMDPQNQIKVAEMTLNMAKRLVEFGHDVIILMDSLTRLARAYNLYVPPSGKLLSGGVDPSALTFPKKFFGAARRIREGGSLTIIATALVETGSKMDEVIFEEFKGTGNMELILSRELANKRIFPSIDIKLSGTRKEELLFSKEELKYSWILRNWLNNLTKEEAIMEIFRLMRKYETNKKMFKEIEKQKFIN, encoded by the coding sequence ATGAGTGAAAACAATAAAGAGGCATCAAAGCAAAAAGATGAAATTATCCCTGTCGAAATAGATATGGGGAAACTTAATCAAATGAGCCGGAGACAATTATACAATCTTGCAAGAAAATACGGAATTGAAAATTATTCCACTCTTACAGATCACGAATTAAAGTTTAAAATTTTGAGCAAACAAACGGAATCTTTCGGATATTTCTTCCACGAAGGAATCCTTGAAATTCTTCCAGATGGATATGGATTTTTAAGAAATACCCATAATTCTTTGCTTACAGGGAATGACGATGTATATGTTTCACAATCGCAAATTAGAAGATTTAACCTTTCTACAGGTGATGTAGTTGCAGGTCAGGTTAGGCCTCCAAAAGAAGGAGAAAAATTCTTTGCATTATTACGTGTTGAAGCTGTAAACTACCAGGATCCTGAAACAGCAAAAGATAGGGTTTCATTTGAGAATTTAACACCAGTTTATCCAAATGAACGATTGATATTAGAATATGAAAATGGTCCTTTAAGTTCCAGAATAATAGATATTTTTTCACCAATTGGTAAAGGTCAAAGGGGATTAATTGTTGCACCACCTAAGGCAGGTAAAACAACATTATTAAAAGATATGGCTAATTCAATTGCTAAAAATAATCCGGAAACCAAAAGGATAGTTTTATTAATAGATGAGAGACCTGAAGAAGTAACAGATATTAGAGAAACGGTTGATGCAGAAGTAATAGCTGCACCTTTTGATATGGATCCGCAAAACCAAATAAAAGTTGCAGAAATGACATTAAATATGGCAAAAAGGCTCGTTGAATTTGGACATGATGTAATAATCTTAATGGATTCATTAACAAGATTGGCCAGAGCATATAATTTGTATGTTCCCCCAAGCGGAAAATTATTAAGCGGTGGTGTTGATCCATCGGCATTAACCTTTCCTAAAAAATTCTTTGGAGCAGCTAGAAGAATTAGAGAAGGCGGAAGTTTAACAATAATTGCAACGGCCTTAGTTGAAACAGGTTCAAAAATGGATGAGGTAATATTTGAAGAATTTAAGGGAACAGGAAATATGGAATTGATTCTATCAAGAGAATTAGCAAATAAACGAATATTCCCGTCTATAGACATAAAGCTTTCAGGAACAAGAAAAGAAGAATTATTATTCTCAAAAGAAGAATTAAAATATTCATGGATTTTAAGAAATTGGCTAAATAACCTTACTAAAGAAGAAGCAATAATGGAGATATTCAGATTAATGAGAAAGTATGAAACAAATAAAAAAATGTTCAAAGAAATTGAAAAGCAAAAATTTATAAATTAG
- a CDS encoding alpha/beta hydrolase, with amino-acid sequence MYLKRFIKDSKPKATFVIVHGLGEHSGRYKPFIEMLLERNFQVITFDLPGHGLSEGKRGHIKDFYKIYEYIEEITPDKFILFGHSLGGLISLRYAEVSEKKPEKLILSSPAVGKLYNSFHKILLSTVGIFGSLTISNGISPSALCYSEEAVEKYINDPLVHNRISMKTAKQLFSEAEKALNSAEKLDIPVLLQYGEEDKIVNINELEKLSQKINTLYLKKHKYAKHEVFNEPKYKDKFYEAIFEFIE; translated from the coding sequence ATGTATTTAAAGAGATTTATAAAGGATTCTAAGCCAAAAGCTACATTTGTTATTGTACATGGACTTGGAGAACATTCAGGAAGGTATAAACCATTTATAGAAATGTTGTTAGAAAGAAATTTTCAGGTAATTACATTTGATTTACCGGGTCATGGTTTAAGCGAAGGTAAAAGAGGGCATATAAAGGATTTTTATAAAATTTATGAATATATAGAAGAAATAACACCTGATAAATTTATATTATTTGGACATAGCTTAGGAGGGCTTATATCTTTAAGATATGCAGAAGTTTCAGAGAAAAAACCAGAAAAATTAATATTATCTTCACCTGCAGTTGGGAAATTATATAATTCTTTTCATAAAATTTTATTATCAACAGTAGGTATTTTTGGAAGTTTAACAATAAGTAACGGAATATCTCCATCAGCATTATGTTATAGCGAAGAAGCAGTTGAAAAATATATAAATGATCCGTTAGTACACAATAGAATTTCAATGAAAACTGCCAAACAACTTTTTTCTGAAGCAGAAAAAGCCTTGAATAGTGCTGAAAAATTGGATATTCCAGTATTACTTCAATATGGTGAAGAAGATAAAATTGTGAATATCAATGAGCTTGAAAAATTATCTCAAAAAATAAATACCTTATACTTAAAAAAACATAAATATGCCAAACATGAAGTATTTAATGAACCAAAATACAAAGATAAATTTTATGAAGCCATCTTTGAATTTATTGAATAA